One window of Pseudomonas urmiensis genomic DNA carries:
- a CDS encoding ShlB/FhaC/HecB family hemolysin secretion/activation protein — protein MSSWVHSIARSLLACGAITLLTIAPTQADTASQQLRDRQQAQRQREQLQQLERWQRLQPIAAHDDDGAATDTSDNHCWAISGVRLAGNHKLATQALQPTVQALSQPCMSIGDINLLLKGLTERYVKAGYPTSRPYLARHPEHDAPLDIIVIEGFIESIELTDAELPLSLQSAFPDLLGQPLHLPDLEQGLDQLNRLRAYDLGIDLLPGQMQGGTRVVLQPRRVTSRWHLATRVDNRGSALTGRHRLNLGLGLDSPLGLNDDLRLSLLSTVLDAPGQSRGVNLYYSVPYGPWSFNLSASQMRYRAPIPQSRLSSNGDSRVFGLGAERMLWRNQRGMLSASSRLDRKQLVNRAGSTVIAVQSPTLTTFEAGLNLLWLDHGLWNAYLGISRGLDWFGADRPFFQKQAPRPDFVKYRANLLHLRQGPAHLPWRWQSELALQYSTDVLPVVEQFQLSDDSAVRGFRQHNASGASAAVWRNTLSQALPLNLAQPFQVRPTLGLDLGWSQFAHSSTPQRLAGAAAGLELSLPQSRLRLDYQRALYASERPTSGLERGFWVMEWTLNI, from the coding sequence ATGTCATCCTGGGTGCATTCAATTGCCCGCAGCTTACTTGCCTGCGGCGCGATTACGCTGCTGACGATTGCCCCGACCCAGGCCGACACTGCCAGCCAGCAACTACGCGACCGGCAGCAGGCCCAGCGTCAGCGCGAACAATTGCAACAGCTCGAACGCTGGCAACGCCTGCAACCGATCGCTGCGCACGATGACGATGGGGCTGCCACCGACACCTCGGATAACCACTGCTGGGCGATCAGCGGCGTGCGCCTGGCCGGCAACCACAAGCTTGCGACTCAAGCGCTGCAACCCACAGTACAGGCACTGTCGCAGCCTTGCATGAGCATTGGCGATATCAACCTGTTGCTCAAGGGGCTGACCGAGCGCTATGTAAAAGCCGGCTATCCCACCAGCCGTCCTTACCTGGCTCGACATCCCGAGCATGATGCGCCGCTGGATATCATCGTTATCGAAGGCTTCATCGAATCGATCGAGCTGACCGACGCCGAACTGCCGCTGTCACTGCAAAGTGCGTTTCCCGACCTGCTGGGGCAACCGCTGCATCTGCCAGACCTCGAACAGGGGCTGGACCAGCTCAATCGATTGCGCGCCTACGACCTCGGTATCGACCTGCTCCCTGGGCAAATGCAGGGCGGCACCCGCGTAGTGCTGCAGCCACGTCGGGTCACCTCGCGCTGGCACCTCGCCACCCGCGTTGACAATCGCGGCAGTGCGCTGACTGGCCGCCATCGCCTGAACCTAGGGCTTGGACTGGACAGCCCGCTGGGGCTGAACGACGACCTGCGCCTGTCGTTGCTGTCGACGGTACTCGATGCACCAGGCCAAAGCCGCGGGGTCAACCTGTACTACAGCGTTCCTTATGGCCCTTGGTCGTTCAACCTCAGCGCCAGCCAAATGCGCTATCGCGCGCCCATCCCGCAAAGCCGCCTGAGCAGTAATGGCGACAGCCGCGTGTTCGGCCTTGGCGCCGAACGGATGCTGTGGCGCAACCAGCGCGGCATGCTCAGCGCCAGCTCCCGATTGGATCGCAAGCAACTGGTCAACCGTGCCGGTAGCACCGTCATTGCAGTGCAGAGCCCGACCCTCACCACCTTCGAAGCGGGCCTCAACCTGCTGTGGCTCGATCATGGCCTGTGGAATGCCTATCTAGGCATCAGCCGAGGTCTGGACTGGTTCGGTGCCGACCGGCCCTTCTTTCAAAAACAGGCGCCGCGACCTGACTTCGTCAAGTACCGCGCCAACCTGCTGCACCTGCGTCAGGGGCCTGCGCACTTGCCTTGGCGCTGGCAGAGCGAGCTGGCCCTGCAGTACAGCACTGATGTCCTGCCAGTGGTCGAGCAGTTCCAGCTCAGCGATGACTCGGCCGTACGCGGCTTCCGCCAGCACAATGCCTCCGGCGCCAGCGCCGCTGTCTGGCGCAACACCCTGAGCCAAGCGCTGCCGCTGAACTTGGCCCAGCCATTCCAAGTACGCCCCACTCTCGGCCTGGACCTGGGCTGGTCCCAGTTCGCCCACAGCAGCACCCCGCAACGCCTGGCTGGCGCTGCGGCGGGTCTCGAGCTGAGCCTGCCGCAAAGCCGCCTGCGTCTCGACTACCAGCGCGCCCTGTATGCCAGCGAACGCCCCACCTCCGGGCTTGAGCGAGGCTTCTGGGTAATGGAATGGACCCTGAACATCTGA
- a CDS encoding L,D-transpeptidase family protein: protein MRWLLALFCLSVVSVSQAAFTETIIRKPQAQVQTQAPAQEHPLIDKVLVIKSERRLQLISRGEPLKTYRISLGKQPKGAKEREGDKRTPEGFYWLDWRKVSDRFNLAMHISYPNISDAAKARREGVAAGSMIMIHGTPINEDYPEWYFHTLDWTEGCIAMRNDDMREVWSMVKDGTMIEIRP, encoded by the coding sequence ATGCGTTGGTTGCTCGCCCTCTTCTGCCTCAGCGTTGTATCGGTGTCCCAGGCGGCCTTCACCGAGACGATCATTCGCAAACCCCAGGCGCAGGTGCAAACCCAGGCCCCTGCGCAGGAACATCCGCTGATCGACAAGGTACTGGTGATCAAGTCCGAACGTCGCCTACAGCTAATCAGCCGTGGCGAGCCGCTCAAGACCTACCGCATTTCGCTGGGCAAGCAGCCCAAGGGCGCCAAGGAGCGCGAAGGCGACAAGCGCACCCCCGAAGGCTTCTACTGGCTGGACTGGCGCAAGGTCAGCGACCGCTTCAACCTGGCCATGCACATCTCTTACCCGAATATCAGCGATGCCGCCAAGGCGCGCCGTGAAGGTGTAGCTGCCGGCAGCATGATCATGATCCACGGCACGCCGATCAACGAAGACTATCCGGAGTGGTATTTCCATACCCTGGATTGGACCGAGGGCTGCATCGCCATGCGTAACGATGACATGCGCGAAGTGTGGAGCATGGTCAAGGATGGCACCATGATCGAGATTCGTCCTTAA
- a CDS encoding hemagglutinin repeat-containing protein, with amino-acid sequence MCPSPYTSSSACPPTKPDTLRWTIFLALLGSASVHAQGGLQAKLDSGGSPIINHQHGVPVINIVAPDANGLSHNKFIDYNVGKQGVVLNNALQGGGSQLAGKLTANPQFQGQAASTILNEVVSRNASLIEGTQEIFGQRASYILANPNGITLNGGRFINTAVAGFVVGKPGFQSGQLQTFETLNANGKLEVKGDGQTNTDGALHLIAPRLDSTGLLAAKGNLNISVGRNLIDKHNGKIIRHEPGDPSNIDANLLGAMYAGRINIRSTAEGAGVRMGPIRVEADHDILIDSAGDLEVFGDPISSSTLKAKQGGLRLKAAGDLTLRAVDGSAQRIAVTAGKQLKLDTETGKKEDRHNDQVQKRFTTVYRPRGTQLHSSGDISLQSHGDMALQAATVQAQEGLRLESKGNIDVSAAIEETNTRRYQRENSDKSWPDATYTSDTQQKAHASTLSANHLEIKAANALDIKSSNLESAGHLQLEARDINLAGQRLEDDVQRWATSDRHVSKAPANKHQRPWRYSGTNVTAATLAAQGERITIRGSEVTSKGDAQLHSTKGSLTVAAGSSGESTITSDHNSKVLGLALSHAVHQRPQLSNIKSGANLDLSSTDDLKILGARIEAAGHMNVNATKALVIDSALERNDFSTLSALHTFDFGTRETQPAQDGKPGSHQWEFYGGYRAPVTIKESVQYKQHASELAAASLSLRSDTHLRARGAKLNARAGDLNLQGNKISLTAVDDTLSFSSRLDELGEAVALSVGVERVGFALEALQSTETSKSENSKVQRSELLATGNVAINSDNDLLNEASRIDAGKHLKIHAGNIVNRAASNELNIAADSNHWRASLGASLEYHGLTKPIVEIVDGQPADRFQQDSIVDAFTPPSVGIDVTFRYKDRQENWSKEYAQVNELSGASVEVKAAVIDDQGTAWHARSGLLEIDAKQHNMLTAQNTSVHTVHNLSADADVRVDTTTGSDVGVRLAGKGGSLDTVENTSTAVLGSLKGQGINIRLSGDGVYQGSQINAATGGVHILSGGSLSVLQASSLRSKESGSLNAKARLKVSSKPGEKGAEFRGYFDTADSSSSKSVAKVASIKADGEVLLSSAGDLLLEGTRIGSEAAKVGDINLHSGGNLQISSARNTHKAQNNRLDGGLEVSAKQGDTKGGGIGGHLGYGNVDEDDIEAVDSHLHSNGQLTLSSRANNERALHLQGVQASAGLIQLQAWNGGALIESSANQTKHNNLDITGGVGGLNQQGKTATEGLWLRGKLDLDLRDNQTWNASTFTARTIALNSKGDTRLQGTSLKADHIQGTIGGDLQVESRKDNVDTWIADVDIKASHEKNPQGWANTVNSIAGPWGQEAKQQLKFLTKHKPQNYLAPDIYVLREKRDNVAHQAGLEGAEGIDLKVGGAINLVGARLASAHGDVAHSAEKVTTETLTGNNYRVDGGIKFSTSLVEEALALVKQSNEKSTAGNPSGFNLYGLAQGSYLNHDQELVSSIQGQAK; translated from the coding sequence ATGTGCCCCTCCCCCTACACCTCCTCCTCTGCTTGTCCACCAACCAAGCCGGATACCTTGCGCTGGACGATCTTCCTCGCCCTGCTGGGCTCCGCCAGCGTGCACGCCCAAGGCGGTCTGCAGGCGAAGTTGGACTCTGGCGGTTCGCCAATCATCAACCACCAACATGGGGTGCCCGTGATCAACATCGTCGCGCCTGATGCCAACGGGCTGTCGCACAACAAGTTCATCGACTACAACGTTGGCAAGCAAGGCGTGGTGCTGAACAACGCCTTGCAGGGTGGCGGATCGCAACTGGCTGGCAAGCTGACTGCCAACCCCCAGTTCCAAGGCCAGGCCGCTTCGACCATTCTCAACGAAGTGGTTAGTCGCAACGCTTCGTTGATCGAAGGCACTCAGGAAATTTTTGGTCAACGGGCCAGCTACATTCTCGCTAACCCCAACGGCATTACCCTCAATGGTGGTCGATTCATCAATACAGCAGTTGCTGGCTTCGTGGTTGGCAAGCCGGGATTTCAGAGCGGGCAACTGCAAACATTTGAGACGCTAAACGCCAACGGCAAACTGGAGGTGAAGGGCGATGGTCAGACCAATACCGACGGTGCCTTGCACCTGATCGCACCACGCCTGGACAGCACCGGTCTACTCGCGGCGAAAGGCAATCTCAACATCTCCGTCGGCCGCAACCTCATTGATAAACACAATGGAAAGATCATCAGGCACGAGCCCGGCGACCCATCGAACATTGATGCCAACCTCCTCGGAGCCATGTACGCGGGCCGCATCAATATCCGCAGTACCGCTGAAGGTGCAGGCGTGCGCATGGGGCCGATCAGGGTTGAAGCCGACCACGACATCCTTATTGATTCAGCAGGTGACTTAGAGGTCTTCGGCGACCCGATATCCTCCAGCACGCTTAAAGCCAAACAAGGTGGGTTACGACTCAAAGCCGCTGGAGACCTGACACTACGCGCGGTTGATGGCTCTGCCCAGCGGATCGCTGTTACCGCTGGAAAACAGCTGAAGCTTGATACTGAGACCGGTAAAAAAGAAGACCGTCACAACGACCAGGTGCAAAAGCGCTTTACCACCGTTTACCGACCACGCGGCACCCAGTTGCACAGCAGCGGTGACATCAGCCTGCAATCGCATGGCGATATGGCACTGCAAGCCGCCACCGTTCAAGCGCAGGAGGGTCTGCGCCTGGAGAGTAAAGGCAACATAGATGTCAGCGCAGCTATCGAAGAAACCAATACCAGACGCTACCAACGCGAAAACAGCGACAAATCTTGGCCTGATGCTACTTACACCTCTGACACCCAGCAAAAAGCACATGCCAGTACATTGAGCGCCAACCACTTGGAGATCAAAGCAGCCAACGCCCTGGACATCAAGAGCAGCAACCTGGAAAGTGCAGGCCACCTGCAACTTGAGGCCAGAGATATTAATCTGGCTGGTCAAAGGCTTGAGGACGACGTTCAACGTTGGGCGACCTCTGACCGCCATGTATCCAAAGCCCCAGCCAATAAACACCAGCGACCATGGCGCTATTCCGGTACTAACGTGACGGCGGCAACCCTCGCCGCCCAGGGCGAGCGGATCACTATCCGCGGCAGTGAAGTGACCAGTAAGGGCGATGCACAGCTCCATAGCACCAAGGGCTCACTGACAGTGGCGGCAGGTTCTTCTGGTGAAAGCACAATTACCTCTGACCACAACAGCAAGGTGTTAGGCCTCGCGCTGAGCCATGCCGTCCATCAACGGCCGCAACTCAGTAATATCAAATCCGGCGCTAACTTGGACCTCTCCAGCACTGACGATTTGAAGATTCTGGGGGCGCGTATCGAGGCGGCAGGGCACATGAATGTAAATGCCACTAAAGCCCTAGTAATCGATAGCGCACTTGAACGCAACGACTTTTCAACCCTGAGCGCTCTGCACACATTTGATTTTGGTACCCGCGAAACCCAGCCCGCGCAAGATGGCAAGCCCGGTTCTCACCAATGGGAGTTCTATGGCGGCTATCGCGCACCTGTGACGATTAAAGAAAGTGTTCAATATAAACAGCACGCCAGTGAACTTGCAGCAGCTTCGCTGAGCCTTCGCAGCGACACTCACCTACGGGCCCGGGGTGCCAAACTCAATGCCCGGGCGGGTGATCTCAACCTGCAAGGCAACAAGATTAGCCTGACCGCCGTTGACGATACACTATCGTTTTCCAGTCGTTTAGATGAGCTCGGCGAGGCCGTGGCGCTCAGCGTTGGTGTCGAGCGAGTCGGCTTCGCGCTGGAAGCACTGCAAAGCACCGAAACCTCAAAAAGCGAAAACAGCAAGGTGCAGCGCAGTGAACTGCTAGCTACAGGCAATGTGGCGATTAATAGCGACAATGATCTGCTCAATGAAGCCAGTCGTATCGACGCCGGCAAGCACCTCAAGATTCACGCTGGCAACATCGTGAATCGCGCGGCATCGAACGAACTGAACATTGCGGCAGATAGCAATCATTGGCGGGCCAGCCTCGGTGCCAGCCTGGAATATCACGGCCTGACCAAACCCATCGTAGAGATAGTGGATGGCCAGCCAGCCGACCGCTTCCAGCAAGATTCGATCGTCGATGCGTTCACTCCACCAAGCGTTGGCATTGACGTAACTTTTCGCTACAAAGATCGCCAGGAGAACTGGAGCAAAGAGTACGCACAGGTCAATGAATTGTCCGGCGCATCAGTCGAGGTCAAGGCAGCTGTCATTGATGACCAAGGCACCGCCTGGCACGCACGCAGCGGTCTTCTGGAGATCGACGCGAAGCAGCACAACATGCTGACCGCACAAAATACCAGCGTGCACACCGTGCACAACCTCAGCGCCGACGCCGATGTTCGCGTTGACACCACCACAGGATCGGATGTCGGTGTGCGCCTCGCCGGTAAGGGTGGCTCGCTTGATACGGTAGAAAACACCAGCACCGCAGTGCTGGGCAGTCTTAAAGGTCAAGGCATAAATATCAGGCTCAGTGGTGATGGCGTTTATCAAGGCAGCCAAATCAATGCAGCTACGGGTGGGGTACATATTCTCAGCGGTGGCTCGTTGTCGGTGCTTCAAGCAAGCAGCCTGAGAAGCAAGGAATCAGGCTCGCTCAATGCGAAGGCTCGACTCAAAGTCAGCAGTAAGCCGGGCGAAAAGGGTGCGGAATTCCGCGGTTACTTCGATACGGCTGACAGCTCAAGTTCAAAGTCCGTGGCTAAGGTGGCATCGATCAAGGCAGACGGTGAGGTACTCCTAAGCAGCGCTGGCGATCTACTGCTTGAAGGAACACGGATTGGTAGTGAGGCCGCCAAGGTCGGCGACATCAATTTGCACAGTGGCGGGAACTTGCAGATCAGCTCAGCCCGTAACACGCATAAGGCCCAAAACAACAGGCTAGATGGCGGTCTGGAAGTGTCTGCCAAACAAGGTGACACCAAAGGTGGGGGTATTGGCGGCCACCTGGGATATGGCAATGTCGACGAAGATGACATCGAGGCTGTAGATAGCCATTTACACAGCAACGGCCAGTTGACGCTCTCCAGTCGTGCTAACAACGAGCGAGCCCTACATCTACAGGGTGTGCAGGCATCAGCCGGGCTCATCCAGTTACAGGCATGGAATGGCGGCGCGCTGATTGAATCCTCGGCAAACCAGACAAAGCACAACAACCTCGATATCACCGGAGGTGTAGGCGGTTTAAATCAGCAGGGCAAAACCGCTACCGAAGGCCTATGGCTGCGCGGCAAACTCGACCTGGACCTGCGCGATAACCAGACGTGGAACGCCAGCACATTTACAGCGCGAACCATTGCTTTGAATAGCAAAGGCGATACCCGGCTGCAAGGTACCAGCCTTAAGGCCGATCATATCCAAGGCACTATCGGCGGCGACCTGCAAGTTGAAAGCCGCAAGGATAACGTCGACACCTGGATTGCGGATGTCGATATCAAAGCTAGCCACGAAAAAAATCCGCAGGGCTGGGCCAATACAGTCAATTCGATTGCCGGACCGTGGGGCCAGGAAGCCAAGCAGCAGCTTAAATTCTTGACCAAGCACAAGCCCCAGAATTACTTGGCACCCGACATCTATGTACTGCGTGAGAAGCGTGACAATGTCGCCCATCAAGCAGGGCTTGAAGGTGCTGAGGGGATCGATCTGAAGGTCGGTGGCGCTATCAATCTGGTGGGTGCCCGCTTGGCGTCAGCTCATGGCGATGTCGCGCATAGCGCAGAAAAGGTGACCACTGAGACCTTGACCGGCAATAACTACCGGGTGGACGGGGGCATCAAGTTCTCCACTTCATTAGTCGAGGAGGCACTGGCCCTGGTGAAGCAATCCAATGAAAAAAGTACTGCGGGCAATCCAAGCGGGTTCAATCTGTACGGGCTCGCTCAGGGCAGTTACCTGAACCACGATCAGGAATTGGTATCGAGCATTCAAGGACAAGCCAAGTGA
- a CDS encoding NUDIX hydrolase, with product MNFCSACGQPVIQRIPEGDSRLRYVCEHCQTIHYQNPNIVAGVLPIWGSKVLLCRRAIEPRRGFWTLPAGFMENGETTDAAARRETVEEACARVGEMSLYQLFDLPHINQVHLFFRAQLADLDFAVGQESLEVRLFEEEEIPWGELAFRTVTRTLECYYRDRIRQHFPIGHEYLPPMNVSSST from the coding sequence ATGAATTTCTGCAGCGCGTGCGGCCAACCGGTCATTCAACGGATACCCGAAGGCGATAGCCGCTTGCGCTACGTCTGCGAGCATTGCCAGACCATCCATTACCAGAACCCGAATATCGTCGCCGGCGTGCTGCCCATATGGGGGAGCAAGGTGCTGTTGTGCCGCCGGGCGATCGAGCCGCGCCGGGGTTTCTGGACCCTACCGGCCGGCTTTATGGAAAACGGCGAGACCACCGACGCTGCCGCTCGTCGCGAAACGGTCGAGGAAGCCTGCGCTCGGGTCGGGGAAATGAGCCTGTATCAGCTGTTCGATCTGCCGCACATCAACCAGGTGCACCTGTTCTTCCGCGCGCAACTGGCGGACCTGGACTTCGCCGTGGGGCAAGAGAGCCTGGAGGTGCGTTTGTTCGAGGAGGAGGAAATCCCTTGGGGGGAGCTGGCTTTTCGGACAGTCACTCGCACACTAGAATGCTACTATCGCGACCGCATCAGGCAGCACTTCCCCATAGGCCATGAATACCTGCCGCCGATGAACGTCTCGTCGTCCACTTAA